A region from the Citrobacter telavivensis genome encodes:
- the fhuD gene encoding Fe(3+)-hydroxamate ABC transporter substrate-binding protein FhuD: MSGLPHITRRRLLTAMALSPLLWQMKPARAASVDPHRIVALEWLPVELLLALGVTPYGVADIPNYRLWVNDPPLPASVIDVGLRTEPNLELLTEMKPSYMFWSTGYGPSPETLARIAPGRGFNFSDGKQPLAVARRSLIEMAQMLNLEPAAERHLAEYDQFIASRKPRFAQRGERPLLLVTLLDPRHMLVFGPNCLFQDVLDEYGIRNAWQGETNFWGSTAVGIDRLAAYKDADVLCFDHGNNKEMAALMATPLWQAMPFVREGRFQRVPPVWFYGATLSTMNFVRILDTALGGKA; the protein is encoded by the coding sequence ATGAGCGGCTTACCCCACATAACGCGTCGTCGTTTATTAACGGCGATGGCACTTTCCCCGCTGCTCTGGCAGATGAAACCGGCGCGCGCGGCCTCGGTCGATCCGCATCGCATTGTGGCGCTGGAGTGGCTGCCGGTCGAGCTGTTGCTGGCGCTTGGCGTGACGCCTTACGGCGTGGCGGACATTCCCAATTATCGCCTGTGGGTGAATGACCCCCCACTGCCGGCGTCGGTGATTGATGTCGGCTTACGCACCGAGCCGAATCTTGAACTGCTGACCGAAATGAAACCCTCGTATATGTTCTGGTCGACAGGGTATGGTCCTTCCCCCGAGACGCTGGCGCGGATAGCCCCCGGACGCGGTTTCAACTTCAGCGATGGCAAACAGCCCTTAGCGGTGGCCCGCCGGTCTTTGATCGAGATGGCGCAGATGCTGAATCTGGAACCGGCAGCCGAGCGGCATCTGGCGGAATATGATCAGTTTATTGCCAGCCGGAAACCGCGCTTTGCGCAGCGCGGCGAGCGTCCGCTGCTGTTGGTCACCCTGCTTGATCCCCGTCATATGCTGGTCTTTGGCCCGAACTGCCTGTTCCAGGACGTGCTGGATGAGTACGGTATTCGCAACGCCTGGCAGGGGGAAACCAACTTCTGGGGCAGTACGGCAGTAGGGATCGATCGTCTTGCGGCCTACAAAGATGCCGATGTGCTCTGCTTTGATCATGGCAATAACAAAGAGATGGCGGCACTGATGGCGACACCGCTCTGGCAGGCAATGCCGTTTGTGCGCGAAGGGCGTTTCCAGCGCGTACCGCCCGTGTGGTTCTATGGTGCCACATTGTCGACCATGAACTTTGTGCGCATTTTGGATACTGCGCTGGGGGGGAAAGCGTGA
- the fhuC gene encoding Fe3+-hydroxamate ABC transporter ATP-binding protein FhuC — MQEQTHHPDTTFALRDVSFRVPGRTLLHPLSLTFPVGKVTGLIGHNGSGKSTLLKMLGRHQPPSEGDILLDAQPLNSWNSKAFARKVAYLPQQLPQAEGMTVRELVAIGRYPWHGALGRFGVADREKVEEAIALVGLKPLAHRLVDSLSGGERQRAWIAMLVAQDSRCLLLDEPTSALDIAHQVDVLALVHRLSQERGLTVIAVLHDINMAARYCDYLVALRGGEMIAQGTPADLMRSETLERIYGIPMGILPHPAGAAPVSFVY; from the coding sequence ATGCAGGAACAGACCCATCATCCCGATACCACGTTTGCACTGCGTGATGTCTCCTTTCGCGTGCCTGGTCGCACGCTTCTGCATCCTCTGTCGTTAACCTTTCCCGTCGGTAAAGTGACTGGCCTTATCGGCCACAACGGTTCAGGTAAATCCACGTTGTTAAAAATGCTGGGTCGCCATCAGCCGCCGTCAGAAGGGGATATCCTGCTGGACGCCCAGCCGCTGAACAGCTGGAACAGCAAAGCGTTTGCCCGTAAGGTGGCGTATTTACCGCAGCAGTTGCCGCAGGCGGAAGGGATGACCGTACGTGAACTGGTGGCGATTGGTCGCTATCCGTGGCACGGGGCGCTGGGTCGTTTTGGCGTCGCGGACAGAGAAAAAGTGGAAGAAGCGATCGCGCTGGTGGGGTTGAAACCGCTGGCGCATCGTCTGGTTGACAGCCTTTCCGGCGGTGAACGTCAGCGCGCGTGGATTGCGATGCTGGTGGCGCAGGACAGCCGCTGTCTGCTGCTGGATGAACCCACCTCGGCGCTGGATATCGCCCATCAGGTTGATGTGCTGGCGCTGGTGCATCGCCTCAGCCAGGAGCGTGGCCTGACGGTGATCGCCGTGCTGCATGATATCAACATGGCTGCCCGCTACTGCGACTACTTAGTCGCGCTACGCGGTGGCGAAATGATTGCCCAGGGAACGCCTGCCGACCTGATGCGTAGCGAAACCCTGGAGCGGATTTATGGCATCCCGATGGGGATCCTGCCGCATCCGGCAGGCGCTGCACCTGTGAGTTTTGTGTATTGA
- the erpA gene encoding iron-sulfur cluster insertion protein ErpA: protein MSDDVALPLQFTEAAANKVKSLIADEENPNLKLRVYITGGGCSGFQYGFTFDDQINEGDMTIEKQGVGLVVDPMSLQYLVGGSVDYTEGLEGSRFVVTNPNAKSTCGCGSSFSI, encoded by the coding sequence ATGAGTGATGACGTAGCGCTGCCACTGCAATTTACTGAAGCAGCAGCCAATAAAGTAAAAAGCCTGATCGCTGACGAAGAAAACCCGAACCTGAAACTGCGTGTGTATATCACCGGAGGGGGATGCAGCGGTTTCCAGTATGGTTTTACCTTTGATGATCAGATCAACGAAGGCGATATGACCATCGAGAAACAGGGTGTTGGCCTGGTGGTTGACCCAATGAGCCTGCAGTATCTGGTCGGCGGTTCCGTTGACTACACCGAAGGTCTGGAAGGTTCCCGCTTCGTAGTCACCAACCCGAATGCGAAAAGCACCTGCGGGTGTGGTTCTTCCTTCAGCATCTGA
- a CDS encoding dGTPase, with protein sequence MSQIDFRKKINWHRRFRSPQGVKTEHEILRIFESDRGRIINSPAIRRLQQKTQVFPLERNAAVRTRLTHSMEVQQVGRYIAKEVLSRLKEQKLLEQYGLDELTGPFESIVEMSCLMHDIGNPPFGHFGEAAINDWFRQRLHPADAESQPLTEDRCIVATLRLREGEELLNDIRRKVRQDLCHFEGNAQGIRLVHTLMRMNLTWAQVGGILKYTRPAWWRGDTPATHNYLMKKPGYYLSEEPYIERLRKELDLALYSRFPLTWIMEAADDISYCVADLEDAVEKRIFSVEQLYHHLHEAWGQHEKGSLFAQVVENAWDKSRANYLSRSTEDQFFMYLRVNTLNKLVPYAAQRFIDNLAEIFDGRFNQALLEDGSSFSRLLKIYKNVAMKHVFSHPDVEQLELQGYRVISGLLDIYRPLLSLPLADFSELVEKERLQRFPIESRLFQKLSTRHRLAYVEAVGKLTSDSPEYPVLEYYYRCRLIQDYISGMTDLYAWDEYRRLMAVEQ encoded by the coding sequence ATGTCACAGATTGATTTCCGGAAAAAAATAAACTGGCACCGTCGTTTTCGTTCACCGCAAGGGGTAAAAACCGAGCATGAGATTCTACGCATTTTTGAAAGCGACCGTGGGCGCATCATTAATTCTCCGGCGATCCGTCGCTTGCAGCAAAAAACCCAGGTGTTCCCCCTCGAGCGTAATGCCGCCGTGCGTACGCGTCTTACCCATTCGATGGAAGTTCAGCAGGTGGGGCGCTATATCGCCAAAGAGGTCTTAAGCCGCCTCAAAGAACAGAAATTGCTGGAACAATACGGCCTGGATGAGTTGACGGGACCGTTTGAGAGCATCGTCGAAATGTCCTGCCTGATGCATGACATTGGCAACCCGCCGTTTGGCCATTTTGGCGAGGCGGCGATCAATGACTGGTTTCGCCAGCGCTTACATCCGGCGGATGCGGAAAGCCAACCCTTAACGGAAGATCGTTGCATTGTGGCGACGTTGCGTCTGCGTGAAGGCGAGGAGTTGCTGAATGATATCCGTCGTAAAGTACGCCAGGATCTGTGTCATTTCGAAGGGAATGCGCAGGGAATTCGGCTGGTACACACGTTGATGCGGATGAACCTGACATGGGCCCAGGTTGGCGGGATCTTAAAATATACTCGCCCGGCATGGTGGCGGGGAGACACACCCGCGACGCACAACTATTTAATGAAAAAACCGGGCTATTACCTTTCTGAAGAACCGTATATTGAGAGGTTACGTAAAGAACTGGATCTCGCCCTTTACAGTCGCTTTCCGTTAACCTGGATAATGGAAGCCGCCGACGATATCTCTTATTGTGTAGCCGATCTGGAAGATGCAGTAGAGAAAAGAATCTTCAGCGTTGAGCAACTCTATCATCATTTACATGAAGCCTGGGGACAGCATGAGAAAGGTTCGCTCTTTGCGCAGGTTGTCGAAAATGCCTGGGACAAATCACGCGCAAATTATCTGAGTCGCAGTACTGAAGATCAGTTTTTCATGTATTTGCGGGTAAATACGCTTAATAAACTGGTGCCCTACGCCGCGCAGCGTTTTATTGATAACCTGGCGGAGATCTTCGACGGAAGGTTTAATCAGGCGTTGCTGGAAGACGGCAGCAGTTTTAGCCGGTTGCTGAAGATCTATAAAAATGTTGCGATGAAACATGTGTTTAGCCATCCTGATGTGGAGCAACTCGAATTACAGGGTTACCGGGTGATCAGTGGCTTACTCGATATCTACCGTCCTTTATTAAGCCTGCCGCTTGCGGATTTCAGTGAATTAGTGGAAAAAGAGCGCCTGCAGCGTTTTCCTATCGAATCGCGCTTATTTCAGAAACTGTCAACGCGTCACCGACTGGCCTACGTGGAGGCCGTGGGTAAATTAACGTCAGATTCACCTGAGTATCCTGTGCTGGAATATTATTACCGTTGCCGGCTGATCCAGGATTATATCAGCGGCATGACCGACCTCTATGCCTGGGATGAATATCGTCGCCTGATGGCGGTTGAACAATAA
- the clcA gene encoding H(+)/Cl(-) exchange transporter ClcA, with protein MKTETPSFEAQQIVRLRRRDQIRRLLERDKTPLAILMMAAVVGTLTGLVGVAFEKAVSGVQNLRIGALVNAADHPLLLWPLAFILSALLAMVGYFLVRKFAPEAGGSGIPEIEGALEELRPVRWWRVLPVKFIGGMGTLGAGMVLGREGPTVQIGGNIGRMVLDIFRMRSAEARHTLLATGAAAGLSAAFNAPLAGILFIIEEMRPQFRYNLISIKAVFTGVIMSSIVFRIFNGESPIIEVGKLSNAPVNTLWLYLILGMIFGCVGPVFNKLVLGTQDMFQRFHHGNMTKWVLMGGSIGGLCGILGLIEPAAAGGGFNLIPIAAAGNFSVGLLLFIFIARVITTLLCFSSGAPGGIFAPMLALGTLLGTAFGMAAAAGFPHYQLEAGTFAIAGMGALLAASVRAPLTGIVLVLEMTDNYQLILPMIITCLGATLLAQFLGGKPLYSTILARTLAKQEAEQAAKSQTTTAGENT; from the coding sequence ATGAAGACAGAAACTCCCTCTTTTGAAGCACAGCAAATTGTGCGCTTACGGCGCAGGGACCAAATCCGTCGACTGTTGGAGCGTGATAAAACGCCGCTGGCGATCTTAATGATGGCGGCAGTGGTGGGGACGCTCACCGGCCTGGTGGGCGTGGCGTTCGAAAAAGCGGTGAGCGGGGTGCAAAACCTGCGTATCGGTGCGCTGGTGAATGCGGCCGATCATCCGCTTCTGCTCTGGCCGCTGGCGTTTATTCTCTCCGCATTACTGGCAATGGTCGGCTATTTTTTGGTGCGTAAATTTGCGCCGGAAGCCGGTGGCTCGGGGATCCCAGAGATTGAAGGGGCACTGGAAGAGCTGCGCCCCGTTCGCTGGTGGCGCGTGTTGCCGGTCAAGTTTATCGGCGGGATGGGTACGCTGGGGGCGGGGATGGTACTGGGTCGCGAAGGGCCAACGGTACAAATCGGCGGGAATATAGGTCGTATGGTGCTGGATATCTTTCGTATGCGCAGCGCCGAAGCACGCCATACCCTGTTGGCGACCGGGGCGGCTGCGGGGCTTTCCGCCGCCTTCAATGCGCCGCTGGCGGGCATTCTGTTTATCATTGAGGAGATGCGCCCGCAGTTTCGCTACAACCTTATCTCGATCAAAGCCGTCTTCACTGGTGTGATTATGTCGAGCATTGTTTTTCGCATCTTCAATGGTGAATCGCCGATTATCGAGGTGGGGAAACTGTCCAACGCGCCGGTCAATACGCTGTGGCTGTACCTGATCCTCGGGATGATTTTCGGCTGCGTGGGGCCAGTTTTCAATAAGCTGGTGCTGGGTACCCAGGATATGTTCCAGCGTTTTCATCACGGTAATATGACCAAATGGGTGCTCATGGGCGGGTCGATTGGCGGTCTGTGCGGCATTCTGGGACTGATTGAACCCGCGGCGGCGGGTGGCGGTTTTAACCTTATCCCGATTGCGGCGGCGGGCAATTTTAGCGTCGGGCTGCTGCTGTTTATCTTTATCGCGCGGGTGATCACCACCTTGCTCTGTTTCTCTTCTGGCGCGCCGGGCGGCATTTTTGCGCCGATGCTAGCGTTGGGTACGCTGTTGGGGACGGCATTTGGCATGGCAGCCGCCGCCGGTTTTCCGCATTATCAGCTTGAGGCCGGGACGTTCGCCATCGCCGGAATGGGCGCACTGCTGGCGGCTTCGGTGCGCGCGCCGTTGACCGGGATTGTGCTGGTGCTGGAGATGACCGATAACTATCAGCTCATTTTGCCAATGATTATTACCTGTCTTGGCGCAACACTATTGGCACAATTCCTGGGCGGAAAACCGCTATACTCCACTATTCTTGCCCGCACGCTGGCGAAGCAGGAAGCAGAGCAGGCGGCAAAAAGTCAGACGACCACCGCTGGCGAGAATACTTGA
- the hemL gene encoding glutamate-1-semialdehyde 2,1-aminomutase: MSKSENLYSAARELIPGGVNSPVRAFTGVGGTPLFIEKADGAYLYDVDGKAYIDYVGSWGPMVLGHNHPAIRNAVIEAAERGLSFGAPTEMEVKMAELVTELVPTMDMVRMVNSGTEATMSAIRLARGFTGRDKIIKFEGCYHGHADCLLVKAGSGALTLGQPNSPGVPADFAKHTLTCTYNDLNSVRAAFEQFPQEIACIIVEPVAGNMNCIPPLPEFLPGLRALCDEFGALLIIDEVMTGFRVALAGAQDYYSVVPDLTCLGKIIGGGMPVGAFGGRRDVMDALAPTGPVYQAGTLSGNPIAMAAGFACLTEVAQPGIHETLDDLTTRLAEGLLEAAQETAIPLVVNHVGGMFGIFFTDAKTVTCYQDVMACDVERFKRFFHMMLDEGIYLAPSAFEAGFMSVAHSMEDINNTIDAARRVFAKL, encoded by the coding sequence ATGAGTAAGTCTGAAAACCTCTACAGCGCAGCACGCGAGCTAATTCCCGGCGGCGTTAACTCCCCTGTTCGCGCCTTTACTGGCGTGGGTGGTACTCCGCTGTTTATCGAAAAAGCTGACGGGGCCTATTTGTACGATGTCGATGGTAAAGCCTATATCGATTACGTCGGCTCCTGGGGCCCCATGGTGCTGGGACACAACCATCCGGCAATCCGCAACGCGGTAATCGAGGCGGCAGAGCGGGGCTTAAGCTTCGGCGCGCCAACCGAGATGGAAGTCAAAATGGCGGAACTGGTGACCGAACTGGTGCCGACGATGGATATGGTGCGAATGGTCAACTCCGGTACCGAAGCGACCATGAGCGCTATTCGTCTGGCGCGCGGCTTCACTGGCCGCGATAAGATCATCAAATTTGAAGGCTGCTACCACGGCCACGCGGACTGTCTGCTGGTGAAAGCCGGCTCCGGCGCGCTGACGCTGGGCCAACCGAACTCTCCGGGCGTACCGGCAGATTTCGCGAAGCACACCCTGACCTGTACCTATAACGATCTCAATTCCGTGCGTGCCGCGTTCGAGCAGTTCCCGCAGGAGATCGCCTGTATCATCGTAGAGCCGGTGGCGGGCAACATGAACTGCATCCCGCCGCTGCCGGAATTCCTGCCGGGTCTGCGCGCGCTGTGCGATGAGTTCGGCGCGCTGCTGATTATCGACGAAGTGATGACCGGCTTCCGCGTCGCCCTGGCAGGCGCGCAGGACTACTACAGCGTGGTACCGGATCTGACCTGTCTGGGCAAAATCATCGGCGGCGGGATGCCTGTGGGCGCGTTTGGCGGTCGTCGCGACGTGATGGACGCGCTGGCGCCCACTGGCCCGGTCTATCAGGCGGGCACCCTCTCCGGCAACCCGATTGCGATGGCGGCAGGTTTTGCCTGTCTGACTGAAGTGGCGCAGCCGGGCATTCACGAAACGCTGGATGACCTGACGACGCGCCTGGCGGAAGGTCTGCTGGAAGCGGCACAAGAAACCGCGATCCCGCTGGTCGTTAACCACGTTGGCGGCATGTTCGGGATTTTCTTCACCGACGCGAAAACCGTCACCTGCTATCAGGACGTGATGGCCTGCGACGTGGAACGCTTTAAGCGCTTCTTCCACATGATGCTGGACGAGGGAATTTACCTTGCGCCATCCGCGTTTGAAGCGGGATTTATGTCCGTGGCGCACAGCATGGAAGACATCAATAACACCATCGACGCCGCGCGTCGGGTGTTTGCGAAGCTGTAA
- the btuF gene encoding vitamin B12 ABC transporter substrate-binding protein BtuF, which translates to MAKSLSRALVALLLALPVWLHATPRVISLSPANTELAFAAGITPVGVSSYSDYPPQAQRIEQVSTWQGMNLERIVALKPDLVLAWRGGNAERQVNQLTSLGIKVMWIDAVTIEQIADTLRKLAAFSPHPEIAKRAAQTLLDDYSQLKSQYAGKAKKRVFLQFGINPPFTSGKGSIQNEVIELCGGENIFAGSRVPWPQVSREQVLARAPQAIVVAGDAGEILKIKQYWGDQLQIPVIPLTSDWFERASPRIILAAKQLCNALSQMN; encoded by the coding sequence ATGGCTAAATCCCTCTCCAGGGCGCTTGTCGCCCTGCTGTTAGCCCTTCCGGTGTGGCTGCATGCCACACCTCGCGTGATCTCACTCTCTCCAGCCAATACGGAGCTCGCCTTTGCCGCCGGGATCACGCCCGTTGGCGTCAGCAGCTATTCTGACTATCCGCCGCAGGCGCAACGCATTGAACAGGTCTCGACCTGGCAAGGCATGAATCTGGAACGGATTGTGGCGCTGAAGCCGGATCTGGTCCTCGCCTGGCGCGGCGGCAATGCCGAACGGCAGGTGAATCAACTCACCTCGCTGGGCATCAAGGTCATGTGGATCGATGCCGTCACTATTGAGCAGATTGCCGATACGTTGCGGAAACTGGCCGCCTTTAGCCCGCATCCCGAAATAGCAAAGCGCGCCGCGCAAACCTTGCTGGACGACTATTCGCAGCTAAAATCTCAGTATGCAGGCAAAGCGAAAAAACGCGTGTTTTTGCAGTTTGGCATCAATCCTCCCTTTACCAGCGGAAAAGGGTCAATTCAAAACGAGGTTATTGAGCTCTGCGGCGGAGAAAACATCTTTGCCGGTAGCCGGGTTCCCTGGCCGCAGGTCAGTCGCGAACAGGTGCTAGCGCGCGCGCCGCAGGCGATCGTTGTCGCCGGAGATGCGGGGGAAATTCTCAAAATTAAACAATACTGGGGTGATCAGCTACAAATTCCGGTAATTCCCCTCACCAGTGACTGGTTTGAACGCGCAAGCCCGCGTATTATCCTCGCCGCAAAACAACTCTGTAATGCGCTTTCACAGATGAATTAG
- the fhuB gene encoding Fe(3+)-hydroxamate ABC transporter permease FhuB, which translates to MSKRITRFPALLLVLLFVAAVGLTWTNFSIALPRAQWQQALWSPNIDIIEQMIFHYSLLPRLVISLLVGAGLGLVGVLFQQVLRNPLAEPTTLGVATGAQLGMTVTTLWAIPGVLAAQFAALAGACIVGALVFGVAWGKRLSPVTLILAGLVVSLYCGAINQLLVIFHHDQLQSMFLWSTGTLTQTDWGGVQRLWPQLLGGVMLTLLLLRPLTLMGLDDGVARNLGLALSLARLAALTLAIVLSALLVNAVGIIGFIGLFAPLLAKMLGARRLLARLMLAPLIGALILWLSDQIILWLTRVWMEVSTGSVTALIGAPLLLWLLPRLRSMSAPDMNVSDRGATERQHVLGYALIGGLLLLIGVYAALSLGRDAQGWSWASGVQLEELMPWRWPRILAAAIAGVMLAVAGCIIQRLTGNPMASPEVLGISSGAAFGVVLMLFLVPGNAFGWLLPAGSLGAAATLLIIMIAAGRGGFSPHRMLLAGMALSTAFTMLLMMLQASGDPRMAGVLTWISGSTYNVSGEQVLHTGIVMVILLAITPLCRRWLTILPLGGDTARAVGIALTPSRVALLLLAASLTATATMTIGPLSFVGLMAPHIARMLGFRRTMPHIVMSALAGGLLLIFADWCGRMVLFPYQIPAGILSTFIGAPYFIYLLRKQSR; encoded by the coding sequence GTGAGCAAACGTATTACACGCTTCCCGGCGTTATTGCTGGTGCTGCTGTTTGTTGCTGCGGTGGGCTTAACCTGGACGAATTTCTCTATTGCGCTGCCCCGCGCTCAGTGGCAACAGGCGCTATGGTCACCCAATATCGACATCATCGAGCAGATGATTTTCCACTACAGCCTTCTTCCCCGCCTGGTGATTTCCCTGCTGGTGGGTGCCGGGCTGGGGCTGGTTGGCGTGCTCTTTCAGCAGGTGCTGCGTAACCCGCTGGCGGAGCCGACCACGCTGGGCGTGGCGACAGGTGCGCAACTGGGGATGACGGTCACAACGTTATGGGCGATCCCGGGCGTACTGGCCGCGCAGTTCGCTGCTCTGGCGGGAGCCTGTATTGTCGGGGCGCTGGTGTTTGGCGTCGCCTGGGGCAAACGTCTTTCTCCCGTGACGCTGATCCTCGCCGGTCTGGTGGTCAGTTTGTACTGTGGGGCAATCAATCAGCTGTTGGTTATCTTCCACCACGATCAGTTGCAAAGCATGTTCCTGTGGAGTACCGGAACGCTGACGCAAACCGATTGGGGCGGCGTGCAGCGTCTGTGGCCGCAACTGCTGGGCGGCGTGATGCTCACCCTGCTGTTGCTGCGTCCGCTGACCCTGATGGGGCTGGACGACGGCGTTGCGCGTAATTTAGGGCTGGCGCTGTCGCTGGCGCGTCTGGCGGCGCTGACGCTGGCGATTGTGCTCAGCGCGCTGCTGGTTAACGCGGTGGGGATTATCGGTTTTATCGGCCTGTTTGCACCGTTGCTGGCGAAAATGCTAGGCGCGCGTCGTCTGCTGGCGCGTCTGATGCTGGCTCCGCTGATCGGGGCGCTGATTCTCTGGCTTTCCGATCAGATCATTCTCTGGCTGACCCGGGTATGGATGGAAGTGTCCACCGGTTCCGTGACGGCGCTGATCGGCGCACCGCTGCTGCTGTGGCTATTGCCGCGCCTGCGAAGCATGAGCGCGCCGGACATGAACGTCAGCGATCGGGGGGCGACAGAACGTCAGCATGTGCTGGGCTATGCGCTGATCGGCGGCCTGCTGTTGTTGATTGGGGTGTATGCCGCGCTGTCGTTGGGTCGTGACGCTCAGGGCTGGAGTTGGGCTAGCGGCGTGCAGTTGGAAGAGCTGATGCCCTGGCGCTGGCCGCGCATCCTGGCGGCGGCGATCGCCGGGGTGATGCTGGCGGTGGCGGGGTGCATTATTCAACGGCTGACCGGTAACCCGATGGCGAGTCCTGAGGTGCTGGGGATCAGTTCCGGCGCGGCATTCGGTGTTGTACTGATGCTGTTTCTGGTGCCGGGCAATGCGTTTGGCTGGCTGCTGCCCGCCGGGAGTCTCGGCGCTGCCGCCACGCTGTTGATCATTATGATCGCCGCCGGACGGGGAGGGTTCTCACCCCACCGTATGCTGCTGGCCGGGATGGCGCTCAGTACCGCGTTTACCATGCTGCTGATGATGTTGCAGGCGAGCGGCGATCCGCGCATGGCAGGGGTATTGACCTGGATCTCCGGTTCGACCTATAACGTGTCGGGCGAGCAGGTGCTGCACACCGGGATTGTGATGGTGATCCTGCTGGCCATCACGCCGCTCTGTCGTCGTTGGTTGACGATTTTACCGCTGGGCGGCGATACCGCCCGCGCAGTCGGTATCGCGTTGACACCGTCGCGGGTGGCTCTGCTGTTGCTGGCGGCCAGTCTGACAGCCACCGCCACAATGACGATTGGCCCGCTGAGCTTTGTCGGACTGATGGCGCCGCATATCGCGCGGATGTTGGGTTTTCGTCGAACGATGCCGCATATTGTGATGTCGGCGCTGGCGGGGGGATTATTGCTGATTTTCGCCGACTGGTGCGGGCGGATGGTGCTGTTTCCGTACCAGATCCCGGCAGGGATACTGTCGACGTTTATCGGCGCGCCGTACTTTATTTATCTGTTACGTAAGCAGAGTCGTTGA
- the mtnN gene encoding 5'-methylthioadenosine/S-adenosylhomocysteine nucleosidase, which produces MKIGIIGAMEEEVTLLRDKIENRQTLTLGGCEIYTGQLNGTDVALLKSGIGKVAAALGATLLLERCKPDVIINTGSAGGLAPTLKVGDIVVSDEARYHDADVTAFGYEFGQLPGCPAGFKADEKLIAAAESCIAQLNLNAVRGLIVSGDAFINGSVGLAKIQHNFPQAIAVEMEATAIAHVCHNFKVPFVVVRAISDVADQQSHLSFDEFLAVAAKQSTLMVESLVQKLAHG; this is translated from the coding sequence ATGAAAATCGGCATCATTGGTGCAATGGAAGAAGAGGTTACGCTGCTGCGTGACAAAATCGAAAACCGTCAAACTCTCACCCTGGGCGGTTGCGAAATTTACACCGGTCAGTTAAACGGAACCGACGTTGCGCTGCTGAAATCCGGTATTGGTAAAGTGGCGGCGGCGCTGGGCGCAACGCTGCTGCTGGAACGCTGCAAGCCGGACGTCATTATTAACACCGGTTCCGCAGGCGGCCTCGCACCGACCCTGAAAGTGGGCGACATTGTGGTCTCTGACGAAGCGCGCTATCACGACGCTGACGTCACCGCATTTGGTTATGAGTTCGGTCAACTGCCGGGCTGCCCGGCCGGCTTTAAAGCCGATGAAAAACTGATCGCCGCAGCGGAGTCCTGCATTGCGCAACTGAACCTGAACGCGGTGCGTGGTCTGATCGTCAGCGGCGATGCCTTTATCAACGGTTCCGTGGGTTTGGCCAAAATCCAGCATAACTTCCCGCAGGCAATTGCCGTTGAAATGGAAGCCACTGCGATTGCCCACGTTTGCCATAACTTCAAGGTGCCGTTTGTCGTGGTCCGCGCGATCTCTGACGTCGCCGATCAACAGTCCCATCTCAGCTTTGATGAATTCCTGGCCGTTGCCGCGAAACAATCCACGCTGATGGTCGAATCGCTGGTACAGAAACTGGCGCATGGCTAA